One segment of Acropora muricata isolate sample 2 chromosome 8, ASM3666990v1, whole genome shotgun sequence DNA contains the following:
- the LOC136924868 gene encoding ras-related protein Rab-13-like yields MAKQFDFLFKFLLIGDSGVGKTCIIYRFVENKFDSSFVTTIGIDFKIKTVELEGKKIKLQIWDTAGQDRFDTITSSCYRGAQGIMLVYDVTDEKSFRSIPKWIRKTEQLATPEAQKLLVANKCDLNEKRQVTKEKGEMMAKHHDIRYKEISACSNWNIEDTFSLLLRKVFRQACNAETLESFAQKTFSLSVAHEEQPESPCNISCCAQ; encoded by the exons ATGGCCAAACAGTTCGATTTTCTGTTTAAATTTCTTCTCATTGGGGACAGCGGCGTTGGGAAGACTTGCATAATTTACCGATTCGTGGAAAATAAGTTCGATTCATCATTCGTTACGACTATAGGAATAGACTTCAAAATTAAGACCGTGGAGCTAG AGGGAAAGAAAATTAAGCTTCAAATCTGGGATACCGCTGGACAAGATAG GTTTGACACGATCACTTCTTCCTGTTACCGTGGAGCTCAGGGAATCATGTTGGTTTATGACGTCACAGATGAAAAATCATTCAGAAGCATTCCAAAATGGATTCGCAAAACTGAGCAACTGGCAACCCCAGAAGCACAAAAATTGCTGGTCGCTAATAAATGCGATCTCAACGAGAAAAGGCAGGTAACGAAAGAGAAAGGAGAAATGATGGCAAAACACCATGACATCCGCTACAAAGAAATCAGCGCTTGTTCCAACTGGAACATAGAAGATACCTTCTCCTTGTTGTTGCGAAAGGTGTTTAGACAAGCTTGCAATGCGGAGACCCTTGAAAGCTTTGCTCAGAAGACCTTTTCTCTGTCAGTGGCACACGAAGAGCAGCCTGAGTCACCGTGCAACATTTCTTGTTGCGCTCAATGA
- the LOC136924872 gene encoding ras-related protein Rab-10-like isoform X2, whose amino-acid sequence MEINYHLMFKILLVGNAEIRNAELVTPFVDDSLNRSTAGMHFLKKKVEIDGKKIKLQIWNIPDQESSQAITTSYYRDTHGFLLAYDVTDEKSFQHIADCLGTIESYANEYGFQKLLLANQCDRDKTRQVNKERGEKLAREHHMRYVENTDLETAIKLLTEDILRKDYKDPLTT is encoded by the exons ATGGAGATCAATTATCATTTGATGTTCAAAATTCTGTTGGTAGGAAATGCAGAGATAAGGAACGCTGAACTTGTAACTCCATTTGTCGATGATTCGCTCAATAGATCGACCGCTGGGATGCATTTTCTGAAAAAGAAAGTTGAAATCG ACGGAAAGAAAATCAAGCTTCAGATATGGAATATCCCCGACCAAGAAAG TTCCCAGGCAATCACGACCAGCTACTACCGCGACACCCATGGCTTCTTACTTGCCTATGATGTCACTGACGAAAAATCTTTCCAGCATATTGCTGATTGCCTTGGCACCATCGAGAGTTATGCAAACGAATATGGCTTTCAAAAGCTTCTGCTGGCAAACCAATGCGACCgtgacaagacaagacaagttAACAAGGAAAGAGGAGAAAAGCTTGCACGTGAACACCATATGAGATATGTGGAAAACACAGATCTTGAAACGGCCATCAAGCTGCTAACCGAAGACATTTTGCGAAAGGACTACAAGGACCCATTG ACCACGTGA
- the LOC136924872 gene encoding ras-related protein Rab-10-like isoform X1, with the protein MEINYHLMFKILLVGNAEIRNAELVTPFVDDSLNRSTAGMHFLKKKVEIDGKKIKLQIWNIPDQESSQAITTSYYRDTHGFLLAYDVTDEKSFQHIADCLGTIESYANEYGFQKLLLANQCDRDKTRQVNKERGEKLAREHHMRYVENTDLETAIKLLTEDILRKDYKDPLVSSSELLSDRFD; encoded by the exons ATGGAGATCAATTATCATTTGATGTTCAAAATTCTGTTGGTAGGAAATGCAGAGATAAGGAACGCTGAACTTGTAACTCCATTTGTCGATGATTCGCTCAATAGATCGACCGCTGGGATGCATTTTCTGAAAAAGAAAGTTGAAATCG ACGGAAAGAAAATCAAGCTTCAGATATGGAATATCCCCGACCAAGAAAG TTCCCAGGCAATCACGACCAGCTACTACCGCGACACCCATGGCTTCTTACTTGCCTATGATGTCACTGACGAAAAATCTTTCCAGCATATTGCTGATTGCCTTGGCACCATCGAGAGTTATGCAAACGAATATGGCTTTCAAAAGCTTCTGCTGGCAAACCAATGCGACCgtgacaagacaagacaagttAACAAGGAAAGAGGAGAAAAGCTTGCACGTGAACACCATATGAGATATGTGGAAAACACAGATCTTGAAACGGCCATCAAGCTGCTAACCGAAGACATTTTGCGAAAGGACTACAAGGACCCATTGGTCAGTAGCTCAGAATTATTATCCGACCGCTTTGATTAG
- the LOC136924874 gene encoding uncharacterized protein: protein METPVYMNGTYSISGKKISLKRLMNHKQELEKEISSLEKLQKTLLQQRQDLQFLNESIKGWAQVFDKIERNTQGVPFVRNVKEICAQIENHLNDIHGDFYFRMQNLVAADVPCFQQVYEALELLKKQVSKILNDDAAYKASFIEEIRQLLGRLTGVTDTMLEIYFDE from the coding sequence ATGGAGACCCCTGTCTATATGAACGGAACATATTCCATCAGTGGAAAGAAGATTTCCCTAAAAAGATTGATGAACCATAAACAAGAACTGGAGAAGGAAATCTCCAGTCTAGAGAAGCTTCAGAAAACTTTACTTCAACAGAGACAAGACCTGCAGTTCTTAAACGAGAGCATCAAAGGATGGGCGCAGGTTTTCGACAAGATTGAACGCAACACTCAAGGGGTTCCCTTTGTTAGAAATGTCAAGGAAATATGTGCGCAGATAGAGAATCATCTTAATGACATTCATGGAGATTTTTATTTTCGAATGCAGAATTTAGTTGCTGCAGATGTTCCGTGTTTTCAGCAGGTCTATGAAGCGTTGGAATTGTTGAAGAAACAAGTTTCGAAAATTCTCAACGATGATGCCGCATACAAGGCCTCCTTCATTGAGGAAATTCGTCAGCTTCTTGGAAGGCTTACTGGTGTCACCGACACAATGTTGGAGATATATTTTGATGAATAA
- the LOC136924873 gene encoding uncharacterized protein, protein MSGPVAVELSSNSLNLRQLGATGNGLESSHGLSMKMIANNKQHLQKAVGRMEKIQGPMKKQCEDLLFIVTTMEDWIQILHESERGHSGVPLLRSVKGRCSEILPNLNNNNSDLNQAVQRLSKASVPRIAHVQKCLKDLREEIRVVFDNENTFNGKFVEDVRGKMGNIIGTADALTVLYYHQL, encoded by the coding sequence ATGAGTGGCCCTGTAGCAGTTGAACTATCAAGCAACTCTCTGAATCTACGACAGCTTGGTGCCACGGGCAATGGACTGGAATCAAGCCATGGCCTTTCAATGAAAATGATTgccaacaacaaacaacatctgCAGAAAGCTGTGGGAAGAATGGAAAAGATTCAGGGTCCCATGAAAAAACAGTGCGAGGACCTTCTTTTCATTGTGACGACAATGGAAGATTGGATCCAAATCTTACACGAATCAGAGAGAGGTCACAGCGGTGTTCCCCTACTAAGATCAGTAAAAGGACGCTGCAGCGAGATTCTTCCcaatttgaataacaataacagtgaCCTCAATCAAGCAGTTCAGCGGCTCAGTAAAGCTAGCGTTCCGCGCATTGCGCATGTGCAGAAATGTCTGAAAGATTTAAGAGAGGAGATTCGAGTGGTATTTGATAATGAGAATACTTTCAACGGAAAGTTTGTGGAGGATGTGCGTGGTAAGATGGGAAATATCATTGGTACCGCTGATGCACTAACAGTACTGTATTACCATCAATTGTAG
- the LOC136924864 gene encoding myeloid leukemia factor 1-like codes for MFRGGLRDFEDDPFFRDHRDQMSSMFGGFDDPFGNFGFHTRRPAIEQGAGRAHHQNNRQMAPHGMFGSMFGDVFSSMNSMMANMHQSFENMANDPNTYSFSSSSVMSYSSDGHGQPKYFQATKSTKKAPGGVKETQHSLRDSESGLHRMAIGHHLGDRAHVIERSLNSRSGDEERKQDFINLDESDAASFDREWKQRTRQTAHGIKDRHRSNVRALAGADPDPRYTATAHRRDKVKGPLDGQGQGKKLRESRVERDRDWANDEHTAGQRNDRRQKRVQLNSRPVNRHEPRGGGL; via the exons ATGTTTCGAGGCGGTTTACGTGACTTCGAAGATGATCCTTTCTTCAG GGACCATCGCGACCAAATGTCATCAATGTTTGGAGGATTTGACGACCCATTTGGAAATTTTGGATTTCACACAAGACGGCCTGCTATTGAACAAGGTGCAGGTAGAGCTCACCACCAAAACAACCGTCAAATGGCACCCCATGGCATGTTTGGAAGTATGTTTGGGGATGTGTTTTCAAGTATGAATTCCATGATGGCAAATATGCACCAAAGCTTT GAGAATATGGCCAATGATCCAAACACCTACAGCTTCTCGTCATCAAGTGTGATGAGTTATTCTAGTGATGGACATGGACAACCCAAGTACTTCCAAGCCACAAAGTCAACTAAGAAAGCTCCTGGGGGG GTGAAAGAAACTCAACACTCATTGCGTGATTCTGAATCAGGATTGCATCGCATGGCAATTGGTCACCACTTGG GAGACCGTGCTCATGTGATTGAGCGATCACTCAACAGTAGATCTGGAGACGAAGAGAGAAAACAGGATTTCATCAACCTAGATGAAA GTGATGCCGCTTCTTTTGACCGAGAGTGGAAACAAAGAACCCGACAGACTGCACATGGGATTAAAGACAGACATCGGTCAAATGTCAGAGCTCTTGCTGGTGCAG ACCCTGATCCAAGATACACAGCTACGGCCCATCGCAGAGATAAAGTGAAAGGCCCTTTGGATGGACAGGGACAGGGGAAGAAACTGCGCGAAAGCAGAGTTGAACGTGACAGAGACTGGGCAAACGACGAACATACCGCTGGACAAAGAAACGACCGACGTCAGAAACGCGTACAACTGAACAGCCGCCCTGTGAACAGACACGAACCCCGTGGGGGAGGGCTCTAA
- the LOC136925817 gene encoding uncharacterized protein, whose product MNTMKCSLTTTSPNYLLIFSMTCLIILGCFLTGSFEEPLIFQDISAAAECRRLQFQQPMVNRTLKCHVIKRVLVESESGCDANCFADDDCMSINLGPKTEDKRHICEISNSDHDIHPNDMWNMTGFIYKPVWNYCSSSPCPGNQKCQTGFTSKGYRCTETSSGEEIDHNEICRKKINNMPVCFGAKDDSYGRFVIKESGLINTFKLIHLNGSLTCHSSYEASFWGCLTDSVAVQLKYLHTIITFKNKTALPLADFVRGRWHCGGQYYKYVLEGFHANSAELVFKQLYPKLNVSAGQEFQIWYAEDWKNCWEGDNNGKTCTDVYAWYT is encoded by the exons ATGAATACCATGAAGTGTTCTCTGACCACAACCTCCCCGAACTATTTGTTAATATTTTCGATGACATGCCTTATAATTCTGGGATGTTTCTTAACTGGATCATTCGAAGAGCCTTTGA TATTTCAGGACATTTCAGCCGCAGCAGAGTGCAGACGTTTGCAATTTCAACAACCAATGGTGAATCGCACTCTTAAATGTCACGTGATTAAACGTGTACTGGTGGAATCAGAATCTGGTTGCGACGCTAACTGCTTTGCGGATGACGACTGCATGTCAATCAACCTTGGTCCTAAGACAGAGGACAAGCGTCATATATGCGAGATAAGCAATTCAGACCATGACATCCATCCCAATGATATGTGGAACATGACCGGATTTATTTACAAACCTGTCTGG AATTACTGTTCTTCGAGTCCGTGTCCTGGAAATCAGAAATGTCAAACAGGCTTTACCAGCAAGGGATACCGATGCACAGAAACCAGTTCTGGAGAAGAAATTGACCATAACG agATCTGCCGGAAAAAGATCAATAATATGCCAGTGTGCTTTGGAGCTAAAGATGACTCTTATGGGAGATTCGTTATTAAGGAAAGTGGACTCATCAATACATTTAAACTCATTCACTTAAATGGATCTTTAACTTGCCACTCATCATATGAGGCATCATTTTGGGGCTGTCTGACAGATAGTGTTGCTGTGCAACTGAAGTATTTACATACCATCATTACATTTAAGAACAAGACCGCCCTCCCGCTCGCTGATTTCGTAAGGGGACGTTGGCATTGCGGAGGTCAATATTATAAATACGTTCTGGAAGGATTTCATGCTAATTCTGCAGAATTAGTATTTAAACAGCTGTACCCTAAGTTGAACGTTTCAGCAGGCCAAgagttccaaatatggtacgcTGAAGACTGGAAAAATTGTTGGGAAGGAGACAACAACGGCAAGACATGCACTGACGTTTATGCGTGGTACACCTAG
- the LOC136925819 gene encoding adhesion G protein-coupled receptor E1-like — MAVRCKVLLFEISVLVIIFSVPAKGDCSDPSKHQCSVNAECESMSGNKYTCKCRRGFQSKGRKTKGKDIICHDINECAAQNDCRENTKCVNMPGSYRCECADGYQVWEGDKKGLECKDLDECSSSELNACAVRTTCENLEGSYKCTCGPGFEPVVKDEVEGVDMKCKDIDECEKKLCHAKATCTNYKKSYKCVCNAGYKGDGKKCLKSRKVKTGASEKLQCLPIKLLSIALIVHLWFLF; from the exons ATGGCTGTCAGATGCAAAGTTTTGCTGTTTGAAATATCGGTACTTGTAATTATCTTCTCGGTTCCAG CAAAAGGAGATTGTTCGGATCCCAGTAAACACCAATGTTCCGTCAATGCTGAATGCGAATCTATGAGCGGGAACAAATACACTTGCAAATGCCGGCGAGGGTTTCAATCAAAAGGCAGAAAAACTAAAGGAAAGGATATCATTTGCCACG ACATAAATGAATGTGCTGCGCAGAACGACTGTCGTGAAAACACCAAGTGTGTAAACATGCCAGGAAGTTACCGATGTGAATGTGCTGATGGATATCAAGTTTGGGAAGGTGACAAGAAAGGTTTAGAATGCAAAG ATCTAGACGAATGTTCGTCGAGCGAACTCAACGCATGCGCAGTGCGGACTACATGTGAAAATTTAGAGGGCAGTTACAAGTGTACATGTGGACCAGGATTTGAACCAGTTGTCAAAGATGAAGTTGAGGGGGTTGACATGAAATGCAAAG ATATTGACGAATGTGAAAAGAAGCTTTGTCATGCCAAAGCTACCTGCACGAACTACAAGAAATCCTACAAATGCGTATGCAACGCTGGATACAAAGGAGATGGAAAGAAATGTTTAA aatctCGCAAGGTGAAGACTGGTGCTTCAGAAAAACTCCAGTGCCTTCCGATCAAGCTTCTTAGTATTGCCTTGATTGTACATCTGTGGTTTCTGTTTTAG